Part of the Yersinia hibernica genome, AGCAGAGTAGCCGCTCCCCAAATAAGTAAAGTAATACCCGGTTGACAGTAACATTTATGCAAGCAGTTTTAGTAAAGCAGTTCCCCGTATTAGCGTTATCAGATAGATACCTCTTCTCCGTGAAATTCCTTCTAAGTGCCCCATAAGTTGTGCCCAAGCCTATTCGCTCGCCTATGGCGGCAATCAAAAAATAATTGAAGGAAGTATCTTTATGTCTAATAAAATGACTGGTTTAGTAAAATGGTTTAACGCTGATAAAGGTTTTGGTTTCATTACTCCTGCTGACGGCAGCAAAGATGTATTCGTACACTTCTCTGCTATTCAGAGCAATGATTTCAAAACGTTAGATGAAGGTCAGAAAGTTGAGTTCTCTATCGAGAGCGGCGCTAAAGGCCCAGCAGCGGTAAATGTTATTGCTCTGTAAGAGTCAATAATAAAATCTAAATCAAAGAAACCACGGTTTCAATGATGACGATATATCGGGATGATTTACGATAGCGATGAAGGTGATAGCCCTGAGCAGTTAAATCATTCTGAATAAAAACAACCCGCCTTAGTGCGGGTTGTTTTGTTACTGAGAACCGGGTTTCATCCCGAATAATATAAATATTCACCTCATCCAGAGCGCAATATTTAATAATTAAAATTGATACGTTGTGCATTATTTCTTAACAGATATATTTAATCTGCCCGCTCCACTTGCATTCCCTCAGACTCATTCTGTCATCTCGTCTATTAATGCAAAATTATGTTGTTTTAACAGATAAAATCCCGCCCTGCATAATTAATAAAGTAAAGTAATCGACAAATTTCTTCTGAATCAATCCGTTCAGAACAATATATTTATCCCACCGCACTCCCGCGCCCCGTACAATATAAGAATGACTTTGATCAAAATCATGACGTTATTTTCTCTATACAGTTATTTCATATAATCTCAGCCTTAATAATTTAACTATTCCCTACAACTGCTGGCGATGATTAACACTGCACATAAAATAGCATCAGGGTAAATAATCATGTCGATACTCAAAACACGTATAGGAAGAATGCTACTTATCCTATTTATTGGGATAAGCATCTGGTTTAGTCCAGTACCGGAATCTGTTGATCCACGAGCTTGGCACCTCATGGCCGTCTTTGCCGCCACAGTTATTGGGCTGATTCTCTCGCCCTATCCGTTAGGTGCAATGGCAATATTCAGCCTGACGGTCGTCGCCGCCACCGGTTTACTCAGCATTAAAGAAGTGCTCGCCGGCTTTGCCGACCCAACAATCTGGATGATAGCTTGCGCCTTCTTTATTTCACGCGGCTTTATCAAAACAGGTTTTGGCCGCCGAGTCGGGTACTTGTTTATCAGTAAGTTAGGCCACAGTTCACTGGGTTTGGCTTACGGATTGGTATTGACTGATTTGCTGTTTGCACCGGCCATGCCATCAACGTCCGCTCGCTGTGGTGGCATCATCACCCCGCTGTTTCGTTCAATATCTGAAGCTTATGAATCCACCCCTGAGCGAGGAACCGAGCGCAAAATCGGGGCTTTTCTGGTGCAATGTATCTTCCAATGCAACGCCATTACCTGCGCAATGTTCCTAACGTCGATGGCGGGTAACCCGATGATAGGTAAGCTGGCCGGTGAAATGGGGATAACCATTACCTGGACCAGTTGGGCGCTGGCCGCGATTGTTCCTGGGTTAATTTCTCTGGCCGTCATTCCATTGCTGCTGTACCGCTTTTATCCTCCTGAATTGAAGAAAACCCCGGAAATGCGCGCATTGGCCATCGTGAAACTGCAAGAAATGGGGCCAATGAGCCGCAATGAATGGATCGTGTTATCAGTCTTCATTGGGTTGGTGACCTTGTGGGTGTGTGGTGCTGCGCTGAATATTGATGCCACCATGACCGCCTTTATTGGCCTGGCCATCCTGCTATTGAGCGGCGCGCTCACGTGGGATGATGTCATTGCTGAGAAAGAAGCCTGGCACACAGTGATTTGGTTTGCGGTGCTGCTCACTCTGGCCAGCCAACTGAATAAACTCGGGTTCATTACCTGGTTTGGGGCCTCAATTGCGGGCTCGGTACAGGGCATGAATTGGGTACCGATGATGGGGATTCTGCTGCTGGCTTACTATTACAGCCACTATATGATGGCCAGCGCTATTGCCCATATCAGCGCTATGTATGCGATTTTTGTTTCCATCGCCATTGCTGCCGGGGCACCGCCAATGCTGACAGTGCTGGTGTTTGGCATGTTCAGTAACCTGTATATGGCGACCACCCATTACTCCGGAGGCCCGGCCCCAATACTGTTCGGGTGTAACTTTATCCCGCTGGCAACCTGGTGGAAAATAGGTTTCCTGATCAGTTTAGTGGTTATTCCTATCTGGTTGATTATCGGTAGCGCCTGGTGGAAAGTGCTGGGCTTTTGGTAACCCACCGCCAAGATAAAAGTAAAAATACCGCGCTGTCAGGATGGCGCGGTGTTGATTTTTCCTTCCATTTACCGCGATTGTGATATAATTCA contains:
- the cspG gene encoding cold shock protein CspG, with product MSNKMTGLVKWFNADKGFGFITPADGSKDVFVHFSAIQSNDFKTLDEGQKVEFSIESGAKGPAAVNVIAL
- a CDS encoding anion permease, producing the protein MSILKTRIGRMLLILFIGISIWFSPVPESVDPRAWHLMAVFAATVIGLILSPYPLGAMAIFSLTVVAATGLLSIKEVLAGFADPTIWMIACAFFISRGFIKTGFGRRVGYLFISKLGHSSLGLAYGLVLTDLLFAPAMPSTSARCGGIITPLFRSISEAYESTPERGTERKIGAFLVQCIFQCNAITCAMFLTSMAGNPMIGKLAGEMGITITWTSWALAAIVPGLISLAVIPLLLYRFYPPELKKTPEMRALAIVKLQEMGPMSRNEWIVLSVFIGLVTLWVCGAALNIDATMTAFIGLAILLLSGALTWDDVIAEKEAWHTVIWFAVLLTLASQLNKLGFITWFGASIAGSVQGMNWVPMMGILLLAYYYSHYMMASAIAHISAMYAIFVSIAIAAGAPPMLTVLVFGMFSNLYMATTHYSGGPAPILFGCNFIPLATWWKIGFLISLVVIPIWLIIGSAWWKVLGFW